From the Tripterygium wilfordii isolate XIE 37 chromosome 6, ASM1340144v1, whole genome shotgun sequence genome, one window contains:
- the LOC119999358 gene encoding S-adenosyl-L-methionine-dependent tRNA 4-demethylwyosine synthase-like — translation MAVMSHSSFSTRLTLLALLSASTFYFFYKSRRLKLLKHSLNPSPNTSKGKIFFISQTGTSKALAHRLLNLLHSRNLSFNLIDPKQYEPEDLSKESMVLIVASTWEDGKPPPDAKFFADWLAESAADFRVGSLLLSMLRFAVFGVGSRAYGEAYNAVAREFSRRLKELGGKEIVGVGEGDVDRGDLGRVFEEWSTKVVGVLEEGFGVVENRAVLGNGVDENDNESAYGSETDEEEENGRESEVVDLEDIAGKAPSRKSSATAKTNGRINGKRDMVTPVIRASLEKQGYKIIGSHSGVKICRWTKSQLRGRGGCYKHSFYGIESHRCMEATPSLACANKCVFCWRHHTNPVGKSWQWEMDDPLEIVNSAIDQHLKMIKQMKGVPGVTLERLNEGLSPRHCALSLVGEPIMYPEINTLVDELHRRGISTFLVTNAQFPEKIRMLKPVTQLYVSVDAATKDSLKAIDRPLFGDFWERFIDSLKALKEKQQRTVYRLTLVKGWNTEELEAYFNLFSIGKPDFIEIKGVTYCGSSATSKLTMENVPWHTDVKAFSEALAIKSEGEYEVACEHVHSCCVLLAKTEKFKVNGQWFTWIDYDKFHDLVASGKTFNSNDYMAATPPWAVYGAEAGGFDPDQSRYRKERHHKSSR, via the exons ATGGCGGTCATGTCCCATTCTTCGTTTTCCACTCGTTTGACTCTGCTCGCCCTCCTCTCCGCATCCACCTTCTACTTCTTCTACAAATCTCGTCGTCTGAAACTCCTGAAGCATTCTCTAAACCCTAGTCCTAACACCAGCAAAGGCAAGATTTTCTTCATATCTCAAACTGGAACCTCTAAAGCCCTAGCTCATCGCCTCCTTAATCTCTTACACTCTAGAAATCTTTCCTTCAACCTCATTGACCCTAAACAATACGAGCCCGAGGACCTTTCGAAAGAGAGTATGGTACTGATCGTTGCATCCACTTGGGAGGACGGAAAGCCGCCACCCGATGCCAAGTTTTTTGCCGATTGGCTCGCGGAGAGCGCTGCCGATTTTCGGGTGGGGTCATTGCTGCTCTCCATGTTAAGGTTCGCGGTGTTTGGAGTTGGTAGTAGGGCGTATGGGGAAGCATACAACGCGGTGGCGCGGGAATTTTCAAGGCGGTTGAAGGAGTTGGGCGGGAAGGAGATAGTGGGGGTTGGGGAGGGGGACGTGGATAGGGGAGATTTAGGTAGGGTTTTTGAGGAGTGGAGTACGAAGGTTGTTGGGGTTTTGGAGGAAGGTTTTGGTGTGGTGGAGAACAGAGCCGTGTTGGGGAATGGAGTTGATGAGAATGATAATGAGAGTGCTTATGGTTCGGAGACtgatgaagaggaagagaaCGGTAGGGAATCAGAGGTTGTTGATCTCGAGGATATTGCAGGTAAAGCGCCTTCAAGAAAATCATCTGCTACGGCTAAGACTAATGGCAGGATTAATGGCAAAAGAGATATGGTTACTCCTGTAATCAGAGCAAGCTTAGAAAAGCAG GGTTATAAAATTATTGGTTCACATAGTGGTGTTAAGATATGTAGATGGACCAAGTCTCAGCTTAGAGGTCGAGGAGGTTGCTACAAGCACTCATTCTATGGCATAGAGAGTCATAG gtgcaTGGAGGCAACCCCAAGTCTGGCATGTGCCAACAAATGTGTGTTCTGTTGGAGGCATCATACGAATCCTGTAGGAAAGAGCTGGCAGTGGGAGATGGATGATCCCTTAGAGATTGTGAACTCTGCTATAGACCAGCATTTAAAGATGATTAAGCAAATGAAAGGAGTTCCTG GTGTTACACTGGAGAGATTAAATGAAGGCCTCTCACCTAGACATTGTGCCTTGTCACTTGTTGGTGAACCCATAATGTATCCTGAGATTAATACTCTTGTGGATGAGCTACACAGGAGAGGAATATCTACTTTCCTAGTAACAAATGCACAGTTCCCTGAAAAGATCAGAATGCTGAAGCCTGTTACCCAG TTATATGTGAGTGTAGATGCCGCAACAAAGGACAGCTTGAAGGCGATTGATAGACCACTGTTCGGGGACTTTTGGGAGCGTTTCATT GATTCTTTGAAAGCTCTCAAGGAGAAACAGCAGCGAACTGTTTACAGGTTGACATTGGTGAAAGGATGGAATACTGAGGAGTTAGAAGCTTACTTTAACCTCTTTAGTATTGGGAAGCCCGATTTCATTGAAATCAAAGGTGTTACATACTGTGGATC GTCTGCcacatcaaagttgaccatggAGAATGTACCCTGGCATACTGATGTGAAAGCTTTCTCAGAGGCCTTAGCTATCAAAAGTGAGGGGGAATATGAGGTTGCTTGTGAGCATGTCCATTCATGTTGTGTCCTCTTGGCAAAAACTGAGAAGTTTAAGGTCAATGGCCAATGGTTCACGTGGATAGATTATGACAAGTTCCACGATCTG GTTGCTTCTGGGAAAACTTTCAATAGCAATGATTATATGGCTGCCACACCTCCCTGGGCTGTATATGGAGCAGAGGCAGGGGGGTTTGATCCTGATCAATCTCGGTACAGGAAGGAGCGACATCATAAATCAAGCCGCTGA
- the LOC120000501 gene encoding probable methyltransferase PMT28 encodes MALARFGRQAKRPYGLCVKMTAVAVLGLCFIFVWSIFASPSSSLTTQRESFDDIGEPASAGMKKVSSSSTQSEEKQPVKHETSQARKEDKKVKVESDSEVKGEKKVNGSANISGNEHESRRKNQKEMSSAKKGKVKPKSNDGRTIENGQEGEESEDRDSNEQEVQEVVDGKEEEASAETEVNGLIEGDDDLDEQPDQVDLEKVEDESNEPKTAGKKRKRKGPLFDPKMHYVWKLCSTRSKHNYIPCIDNDSVMGRLQAYRHTERSCPRTPPMCLVPLPHEGYETPVPWSESKSKIFYKNVAHPKLAAYVKKHTWVVESGEHLTFPQNQSEFKGGVLHYLESIEEMVPDIEWGKNIRVVLDIGCTDSSFGATLLDKDVLTLTLGLKDDLIDLAQVALERGFPAFVTPFAHRRIPFPSGVFDAIHCGSCSMPWHSNGGKLLLEMNRILRPGGYFILSSKHDSIEDQEAMTRMTASVCWNILADKSDEVSEVGVKIYQKPESNDIYELRMKKNPPLCKENENPDAAWYVPMKTCLHNIPSAIEQHGTEWPEEWPKRLQTYPDWMNDKEKLIADTDHWKAIVDKSYLTGMGIDWSHIRNVMDMKAVNGGFAAALSQQNVWVMNVIPVHAPDTLPIIYERGLIGIYHDWCESFGTYPRSYDLLHADHLFSRLKNRCKEPVSIVVEMDRILRPGGWTIIRDKVEILDPLEGILRSLQWDIRMTYAQNKEGILCAQKTLWWP; translated from the exons ATGGCTCTGGCGCGGTTCGGCCGCCAAGCAAAACGCCCATATGGGTTGTGTGTGAAGATGACGGCGGTGGCCGTATTGGGTCTCTGCTTTATATTCGTTTGGTCAATCTTCGCTTCCCCTTCCTCTTCTCTCACCACGCAGAGGGAAAGCTTTGATGATATTGGTGAGCCCGCATCGGCAGGTATGAAGAAGGTGAGCAGTTCTAGTACCCAGTCTGAAGAGAAGCAGCCAGTGAAGCATGAAACATCTCAAGCAAggaaagaagataagaaagtTAAGGTTGAATCAGATTCTGAAGTGAAAGGTGAGAAAAAGGTTAATGGGTCTGCGAATATATCAGGTAATGAGCATGAATCTAGGAGGAAGAATCAGAAAGAAATGTCAAGTGCGAAGAAAGGGAAAGTCAAGCCAAAGTCAAATGATGGAAGGACTATAGAGAATGGTCAGGAAGGAGAGGAATCTGAGGATCGAGATTCAAATGAACAGGAAGTGCAAGAAGTTGTTGATGggaaggaagaagaagcaagTGCAGAGACTGAAGTAAATGGATTGATAGAAGGAGATGATGACCTGGATGAACAACCAGATCAGGTAGATTTGGAGAAGGTTGAAGATGAGAGTAATGAACCAAAAACTGcaggaaagaaaaggaagagaaagggTCCTTTGTTTGATCCAAAAATGCATTATGTATGGAAATTATGTAGCACGAGAAGCAAGCATAATTACATTCCTTGTATTGATAATGACAGTGTCATGGGAAGGCTGCAGGCTTACAGGCATACAGAGAGGAGTTGCCCAAGAACACCTCCTATGTGCCTTGTTCCTCTCCCACATGAGGGTTATGAGACTCCAGTGCCCTGGTCTGAGAGCAAATCAAAG ATATTCTATAAGAATGTTGCGCATCCAAAACTTGCTGCATATGTTAAAAAGCATACTTGGGTGGTTGAGTCTGGAGAACATCTTACTTTTCCTCAGAACCAGTCTGAATTCAAGGGTGGAGTTCTTCACTACCTTGAATCCATTGAAGAG ATGGTACCAGACATTGAGTGGGGCAAGAATATTCGGGTAGTACTGGACATTGGATGTACAGACTCAAGCTTTGGGGCAACTCTGCTTGACAAGGATGTATTAACATTAACACTTGGCTTAAAAGATGATCTAATTGACCTAGCTCAGGTTGCCCTTGAGCGTGGTTTTCCTGCATTTGTTACTCCTTTTGCACATAGAAGAATCCCCTTTCCCAGTGGTGTTTTCGATGCTATTCACTGTGGCAGTTGCAGCATGCCTTGGCATTCCAATG GGGGTAAACTTCTTCTTGAGATGAATAGGATTTTAAGGCCTGGTGGATATTTTATCTTGTCATCTAAACACGACAGCATTGAAGATCAAGAAG CCATGACCAGGATGACAGCATCCGTCTGTTGGAATATTTTGGCTGATAAATCAGACGAAGTAAGTGAAGTTGGTGTTAAAATATATCAGAAGCCTGAATCAAATGATATATATGAgttgagaatgaagaaaaatccaCCTCTCTGCAAGGAAAACGAAAACCCAGATGCAGCCTG GTATGTTCCAATGAAAACTTGCCTGCATAACATTCCTTCTGCCATTGAACAACACGGGACTGAGTGGCCTGAGGAATGGCCCAAGAGGCTTCAAACTTATCCTGACTGGATGAATGATAAAGAAAAATTGATTGCAGACACCGACCATTGGAAAGCTATTGTTGATAAATCCTATCTCACAGGGATGGGGATTGACTGGTCACATATCCGAAATGTAATGGACATGAAGGCTGTCAATGGCGG ATTTGCAGCCGCTCTCTCACAACAGAATGTGTGGGTGATGAATGTAATCCCTGTCCATGCACCAGATACACTTCCCATCATATATGAACGTGGGCTCATCGGTATATACCATGATTGGTGCGAGTCTTTTGGCACTTACCCAAGATCCTATGACCTATTGCATGCTGATCATCTGTTTTCACGGCTTAAGAACAG GTGTAAGGAGCCCGTCTCCATTGTTGTTGAGATGGATCGCATTTTACGGCCTGGAGGTTGGACAATTATACGTGACAAGGTTGAGATACTGGATCCTCTGGAAGGAATATTGAGAAGCTTGCAGTGGGATATCAGAATGACTTATGCTCAAAACAAGGAGGGTATCTTATGCGCGCAAAAGACCCTATGGTGGCCATAG
- the LOC119999716 gene encoding DUF21 domain-containing protein At1g47330, which produces MADTVPCCGTEFSLYILIIIGLVTFAGLMAGLTLGLMSLGLVDLEVLIKSGRQQDRINAAKIFPVVKNHHLLLCTLLVGNAMAMEALPIFLDKLVAPWAAIVISVTLILMFGEILPQAVCSRFGLAVGAVMAPFVRVLLWLFFPITYPISKVLDYLLGKEHDVLFRRGELKTFVNFHGNEAGKGGDLTHDETTIIAGALELTAKTAKDAMTPISNAFSLDLDATLNLDTLNAIMTMGHSRVPVYAGNPKNIIGLILVKNLLSVDPDDAIPLRKMMIRKIPRVSESMPLYDILNEFQKGHSHLAVVYKDLNKNKEIPKIDKDGNNEASPNAIARGAPVPKNDGGQQTKKNLVATPSFKKRHRGCSHCILDIENSPIPVFPPNQEVVGVITMEDVIEELLQEEILDETDEYVNIHNRIKVNMNMSEEINPNSIPQQPSTNGYAAHTTSPTSPASMGSSVNEHSSVPALTVSFPSGTSIAGSPAAAQVSKENMPKDS; this is translated from the exons ATGGCAGATACGGTGCCATGTTGTGGAACTGAATTCTCCTTGTATATATTGATAATTATTGGACTTGTGACCTTTGCTGGTCTCATGGCTGGCCTCACCCTCGGTCTCATGTCTCTAGGCCTCGTCGACCTTGAAGTTCTGATCAAATCCGGTCGTCAACAGGATCGTATCAATGCCg CTAAGATATTTCCAGTGGTGAAGAATCATCATCTTCTGCTATGTACACTTTTAGTTGGCAACGCTATGGCGATGGAG GCACTTCCTATTTTCTTGGACAAGCTTGTCGCTCCTTGGGCTGCAATTGTGATATCAGTAACTCTTATTCTCATGTTTGGGGAG ATATTGCCTCAAGCAGTTTGCAGTCGTTTTGGATTGGCAGTGGGGGCGGTAATGGCACCCTTTGTCCGTGTTCTTCTCTGGTTATTCTTCCCAATCACTTATCCAATCAGTAAG GTTCTGGACTACCTGTTGGGTAAAGAACATGATGTCCTTTTCCGTAGAGGAGAGCTCAAaacttttgtgaattttcacGGGAACGAG GCTGGGAAAGGTGGGGATTTAACACATGATGAAACTACTATCATCGCCGGGGCACTTGAACTGACTGCAAAGACCGCAAAAGATGCCATGACTCCGATATCAAATGCATTTTCCCTAGATCTGGATGCAACTCTTAATTT GGATACATTGAATGCAATAATGACAATGGGTCACAGTAGAGTTCCAGTTTATGCTGGGAATCCCAAAAATATAATAGGACTTATTCTG GTTAAAAATCTCTTAAGTGTTGATCCAGACGATGCAATTCCATTGAGAAAAATGATGATAAGAAAAATCCCTCG GGTGTCTGAAAGCATGCCTCTGTATGACATTCTGAATGAATTTCAGAAGGGTCACAGCCACCTGGCTGTTGTATATAAGGATCTCAATAAGAACAAAGAGATACCAAAGATTGATAAAGATG GCAATAATGAGGCTAGCCCTAACGCTATTGCCCGAGGTGCACCTGTGCCTAAGAATGATGGAGGTCAACAAACAAAGAAGAATCTGGTTGCTACTCCTTCCTTTAAGAAGCGACACAGAGGTTGTTCACATTGCATTCTGGACATTGAGAATTCTCCTATTCCAGTGTTCCCACCTAATCAAGAGGTTGTCGGTGTCATTACCATGGAGGATGTGATTGAAGAACTTCTTcag GAGGAGATATTGGATGAAACCGATGAGTATGTCAACATCCACAACAG GATAAAAGTTAACATGAACATGTCTGAGGAAATAAATCCCAACTCCATTCCACAGCAACCTTCTACCAATGGCTACGCTGCCCATACCACAAGCCCAACTTCGCCAGCGTCTATGGGTTCGAGTGTCAATGAACACTCTTCAGTTCCTGCATTGACAGTATCATTCCCTAGCGGAACTTCGATAGCAGGATCTCCCGCTGCTGCACAAGTTTCTAAAGAAAACATGCCAAAGGATAGTTAA
- the LOC119999718 gene encoding putative S-adenosyl-L-methionine-dependent methyltransferase MAB_3787: MSDESNGSQEEPQVLEELKLPHLFSNEKVRELHATIENEWDSLQRSACQTAAGRALWKHVTNDPVADLLAGETYLRSLYEKMTNDRINKAREVSGVILAVRTLWFDSKIQDALNSFSGGGVQVVLLGAGMDARAYRLSCLKECDVFEVDFTEVLQVKTTLLQEAIESAEGDQPLRMTAKSLNRVAADISKDDWLEKLKISGFESERKTVWVLEGILYYLSHANALQVLKIIADKSSITKTVLLADFMNQPCISSNSNFHFYCDWPDHLLPSLGFSSVKLSQLGDPDAHFGLMHDPLNLFNKLRSLPRSVQTNPDDGTPCRRLYLVQASGSPNQNIP, encoded by the exons ATGTCAGATGAGAGCAATGGCTCCCAAGAAGAGCCCCAAGTGCTAGAGGAGCTCAAGCTGCCGCATTTGTTCTCAAACGAAAAAGTTCGAGAACTTCATGCTACAATAGAGAATGAGTGGGATTCCCTACAACGCTCAGCTTGCCAGACAGCAGCTGGAAGAGCCCTGTGGAAGCATGTAACAAATGACCCAGTTGCAGACTTGCTTGCAGGAGAGACATACCTTAGAAGCCTTTATGAGAAGATGACCAATGACCGCATCAACAAAGCCCGTGAAGTTTCTGGAGTGATTCTGGCAGTTCGAACTCTCTGGTTTGACTCCAAGATTCAAGATGCCCTTAATTCCTTCAGCGGTGGTGGAGTGCAAGTCGTTCTTCTAGGTGCAG GAATGGATGCGAGGGCATACCGCTTAAGCTGCTTGAAGGAATGTGATGTCTTCGAAGTGGATTTCACCGAGGTCTTGCAAGTAAAAACTACTCTGCTGCAGGAAGCAATAGAATCGGCAGAAGGAGATCAGCCACTAAGGATGACAGCAAAATCCCTAAACAGGGTAGCAGCTGATATCAGTAAGGATGACTGGCTAGAGAAACTTAAAATATCAGGGTTTGAGTCAGAGCGGAAGACAGTATGGGTTCTAGAAGGTATCCTGTATTACCTCTCACACGCCAATGCCCTTCAAGTACTCAAGATCATTGCTGACAAGTCCTCCATCACCAAAACAGTTCTCCTGGCAGATTTCATGAACCAGCCTTGTATCTCATCCAATTCCAACTTCCATTTCTACTGCGATTGGCCTGATCATCTCCTACCATCTCTAGGATTTTCTAGTGTTAAGCTTTCACAATTAGGTGATCCCGATGCTCATTTTGGCCTCATGCATGATCCATTGAATCTGTTCAACAAGCTCCGCAGCTTACCCAGGTCAGTCCAAACCAACCCAGACGATGGCACACCATGCCGTCGCTTGTATTTGGTGCAGGCTTCTGGTTCACCCAATCAAAATATTCCATAG
- the LOC119999719 gene encoding uncharacterized protein LOC119999719: MTSSANRLIYPATLAALSPSPPKPQISNQNLTLLHQQKNKRLQIRSDLSRRDVTSLLSLLSLVPSISQPAPATAFSIGISGPKDWLKAQKRKASRFLLAPIDASRESLRSAYVLLTTSDYKYNDKDLEGVQRILRSASRDCVLQERNSFVEFQANTGVEVCTFQLIVNNASSLLDERDPVRLEAEDMLNDLISAFTNLNGLASKSDIQLASSRLMVADALKDTISVLNKFEQGVMACLEA; encoded by the exons ATGACGTCCTCCGCGAACCGCCTTATCTACCCCGCCACTCTCGCCGCTCTCTCACCTTCCCCTCCGAAACCCcaaatttcaaatcaaaaccTAACACTCCTTCATCAACAGAAAAACAAGCGGCTCCAGATTCGTTCCGATCTCTCTCGCAGAGACGTCACTTCTTTGCTCTCACTACTCAGTCTCGTCCCTTCCATTTCGCAACCTGCTCCTGCGACCGCCTTCTCCATCGGCATTT CAGGACCGAAGGACTGGCTTAAGGCGCAGAAGAGGAAGGCCTCGAGATTTCTCTTGGCCCCAATTGATGCCTCCCGAGAGAGCCTTCGTTCTGCCTATGTCTTACTCa CGACTAGTGATTACAAATATAACGATAAGGACTTGGAGGGGGTTCAGAGGATCCTGAGATCCGCTTCCAGGGATTGCGTTCTGCAAGAGAGGAATTCATTTGTTGAGTTTCAGGCTAATACAGGAGTCGAG GTTTGTACTTTCCAATTGATTGTTAATAATGCATCTTCGTTGCTTGATGAGAGGGATCCTGTAAGGTTGGAAGCTGAAGACATGCTAAATGATCTCATCAG TGCCTTCACAAATTTAAATGGTCTGGCAAGCAAAAGCGATATTCAACTTGCTTCCAGTAG ACTCATGGTAGCAGATGCACTCAAGGATACTATATCTGTGCTTAACAAATTTGAGCAGGGTGTTATGGCCTGTCTGGAAGCTTGA
- the LOC119999720 gene encoding protein RADIALIS-like 3 gives MNNKNYFLFFFFIAFFIMGSEGGWTKKQNKLFENGLAIYDKETPDRWENLARYVGDKSVEEIKKHYDLLVEDVNLIEAGKIPLPNYISTSAGVTTKKAHNYIAEEQRMKDLRLQ, from the exons ATGAACAATAAGAACtacttcttattcttcttcttcatagcTTTTTTTATTATGGGCTCAGAGGGGGGTTGGACAAAGAAGCAGAACAAGCTGTTCGAGAATGGTTTGGCGATCTACGACAAGGAGACACCGGATCGTTGGGAGAACTTGGCTAGGTATGTTGGGGACAAATCCGTGGAGGAAATCAAGAAGCATTATGACTTGCTTGTTGAAGATGTGAACCTTATTGAGGCTGGCAAAATCCCCTTGCCAAATTACATATCAACTTCTGCTGGAGTCACCACCAAGAAAGCTCACAACTACATTGCTGAGGAACAAAG GATGAAGGATCTGAGGCTGCAATGA
- the LOC119999717 gene encoding sugar transporter ERD6-like 6, whose translation MSFRDDSDDGRDMRKPFLHTGSWYRMSSRQSSMMGSSQAIRESSISVVACVLIVALGPIQFGFTCGYSSPTQTAITKDLNLTVSEYSLFGSLSNVGAMVGAIASGQISEYIGRKGSLMIAAIPNIIGWLAISFSRDSSFLYMGRLLEGFGVGIISYTVPVYIAEIAPQNMRGALGSVNQLSVTIGIMLAYLLGLFVQWRILAVLGILPCTVLIPGLFFIPESPRWLAKMGMTEDFETSLQVLRGFDADISIEVNEIKRSVASTSKRTTIRFAELKRRRYWFPLMIGIGLLMLQQLSGINGVLFYSSTIFEAAGISSSNVATFGVGAIQVIATGVATWLVDKTGRRLLLIVSSSGMTFSLLIVAIAFYIKGFTSVDSSLYSILGIISVVGVVGMVISFSLGLGPIPWLIMSEILPVNIKGLAGSIATLANWFISWVVTMTANLLLDWSSGGTFTIYMIVSAFTVAFVTIWVPETKGRTLEEIQFSFR comes from the exons ATGAGTTTCAGGGATGATTCAGATGATGGAAGGGATATGCGGAAGCCTTTCCTACATACAGGGAGCTGGTACAGGATGAGTTCAAGGCAGTCGAGCATGATGGGCTCGTCGCAGGCAATTCGAGAGAGCTCCATATCTGTTGTGGCGTGTGTTTTGATTGTGGCTTTGGGTCCTATTCAGTTTGGATTCACG TGTGGTTATTCCTCTCCCACCCAAACTGCAATCACTAAGGATCTTAATCTCACGGTTTCTGAG TATTCTTTGTTTGGTTCCTTATCGAATGTGGGTGCCATGGTTGGGGCCATAGCCAGCGGTCAGATTTCTGAGTATATTGGGCGAAAAGGG TCTTTAATGATTGCTGCCATTCCCAATATTATAGGGTGGCTTGCTATCTCTTTTTCCAGG GATTCTTCTTTTCTCTACATGGGAAGGTTGTTGGAAGGATTTGGTGTAGGAATCATCTCGTACACG GTTCCTGTTTATATCGCTGAGATTGCACCTCAAAATATGAGAGGAGCCTTGGGCTCAGTGAATCAG CTTTCTGTCACAATTGGAATAATGTTGGCTTATCTGCTGGGACTTTTTGTTCAATGGAGAATACTTGCAGTTCTGG GAATATTACCATGTACGGTTTTGATACCAGGCCTGTTTTTCATCCCAGAATCTCCTCGGTGGCTA GCAAAAATGGGGATGACGGAAGATTTTGAAACTTCTTTGCAAGTTCTCCGTGGTTTTGATGCTGATATTTCTATTGAAGTAAATGAAATTAAG AGATCTGTAGCATCAACAAGCAAAAGAACCACTATACGTTTTGCAGAACTGAAACGGAGGAGATATTGGTTTCCTCTGATG ATTGGAATCGGGTTGCTAATGCTGCAACAGCTCAGTGGAATTAACGGTGTTCTGTTCTATTCCAGTACGATTTTTGAAGCTGCTG GGATCTCTTCTAGTAATGTGGCCACATTTGGAGTTGGTGCTATTCAG GTCATTGCCACAGGAGTAGCAACATGGTTGGTGGACAAGACTGGCCGTAGGCTTCTTCTTATA GTCTCTTCTTCTGGGATGACTTTTAGCCTCCTGATTGTTGCCATAGCATTCTATATAAAG GGTTTCACATCAGTTGATTCAAGTCTTTATAGCATATTGGGCATCATATCAGTAGTCGGGGTTGTG GGAATGGTAATTTCTTTCTCACTTGGACTTGGACCCATTCCTTGGCTTATAATGTCCGAG ATTCTTCCTGTCAATATCAAGGGTCTTGCAGGAAGCATAGCAACGCTTGCCAATTGGTTCATTTCATGGGTGGTTACAATGACTGCAAATTTGCTCTTGGATTGGAGTTCTGGAG GAACCTTTACCATCTACATGATTGTGAGTGCTTTCACGGTGGCATTTGTGACGATATGGGTTCCAGAGACGAAAGGAAGAACTTTGGAAGAGATTCAATTTTCCttcagatga